Proteins encoded by one window of Manis pentadactyla isolate mManPen7 chromosome X, mManPen7.hap1, whole genome shotgun sequence:
- the HCFC1 gene encoding host cell factor 1 isoform X3 — protein MAAPREEPRWKRVVGWSGPVPRPRHGHRAVAIKELIVVFGGGNEGIVDELHVYNTATNQWFIPAVRGDIPPGCAAYGFVCDGTRLLVFGGMVEYGKYSNDLYELQASRWEWKRLKAKTPKNGPPPCPRLGHSFSLVGNKCYLFGGLANDSEDPKNNIPRYLNDLYILELRPGSGVVAWDIPITYGVLPPPRESHTAVVYTEKDNKKSKLVIYGGMSGCRLGDLWTLDIETLTWNKPSLSGVAPLPRSLHSATTIGNKMYVFGGWVPLVMDDVKVATHEKEWKCTNTLACLNLDTMAWETILMDTLEDNIPRARAGHCAVAINTRLYIWSGRDGYRKAWNNQVCCKDLWYLETEKPPPPARVQLVRANTNSLEVSWGAVATADSYLLQLQKYDIPATAATATSPTPNPVPSVPANPPKSPAPAAAAPAVQPLTQVGITLLPQAAAAPPTTTTIQVLPTVPGSSISMPTAARTQGVPAVLKVTGPQATTGTPLVTMRPASQAGKAPVTVTSLPAGVRMVVPTQSAQGTVIGSNPQMSGMAALAAAAAATQKIPPSSAPTVLSVPAGTTIVKTVAVTPGTTTLPATVKVASSPVMVSNPATRMLKTAAAQVGTSVSSAANTSTRPIITVHKSGTVTVAQQAQVVTTVVGGVTKTITLVKSPISVPGGSALISNLGKVMSVVQTKPVQTSAVTGQASTGPVTQIIQTKGPLPAGTILKLVTSADGKPTTIITTTQASGAGTKPTILGISSVSPSTTKPGTTTIIKTIPMSAIITQAGATGVTSTPGIKSPITIITTKVMTSGTGAPAKIITAVPKIATGHGQQGVTQVVLKGAPGQPGTILRTVPMGGVRLVTPVTVSAVKPAVTTLVVKGTTGVTTLGTVTGTVSTSLAGAGGHSTSASLATPITTLGTIATLSSQVINPTAITVSAAQTTLTAAGGLTTPTITMQPVSQPTQVTLITAPSGVEAQPVHDLPVSILASPTTEQPTATVTIADSGQGDVQPGTVTLVCSNPPCETHETGTTNTATTTVVANLGGHPQPTQVQFVCDRQEAAAARVTSTVGQQNGSVVRVCSNPPCETHETGTTSTATTATSNMAGQHGCSNPPCETHETGTTSTATTAMSSLSTGQQRDAWHTCVASTTPTVVRVSVAAGAPERALGSVRPLCQTRQSSVSSSSSMTVVATGAPCVAGPFLRPSLSLEAGGHSATFVQLAPPSGQVRSSGPSGKDSPAAGLGQLVSVGRQLEVHGTHTATIPTISCTTLGAGEPREVRGTPMPAYESLPSATVTVTALEALLCPSAIVTQVCSNPPCETHETGTTNTATTSNAGSAPQVCSNPPCETHETGTTHTPTTATSSGGAGQAEGGQQLPTGRPCETHQTTSTGTTMSVSVGALLPNTAPSHRTLESGLEVVAPPAITPQAGTSLLAVFPAQRVCSNPPCETHETGTTHTATTVTSNMSSNQDPPPAASDQGEVESTQGDSVNITSSNAITTTVSCPLTRAVTTVTQSTPVPGPSVPKISSLTETTPGALTTEVPIPATITVTIANTESSDMPFSAVDILQPPEELQASPGPRQQLPPRQLLQPASTSLMGESAEVLSTSQTSELQAAVDLSSTGDPSSGQEPASSAVVATVVVQPPPPTQSEVDQLSLPQELMAEAQAGTTTLMVTGLTPEELAVTAAAEAAAQAAATEEAQALAIQAVLQAAQQAVMAGTGEPMDTSEAAAAVTQAELGHLSAEGQEGQATTIPIVLTQQELAALVQQQQQLQEAQVQQQHHHLPTEALAPADSLNDPTIESNCLNELAGAVPSTVALLPSTATESLAPSNTFVAPQPVVVASPAKLQAAATLTEVANGIESLGVKPDLPPPPSKVPVKKENQWFDVGVIKGTNVMVTHYFLPPDDAVPSDDDSGTVPDYNQLKKQELQPGTAYKFRVAGINACGRGPFSEISAFKTCLPGFPGAPCAIKISKSPDGAHLTWEPPSVTSGRIIEYSVYLAIQSSQAGGEPKSSTPAQLAFMRVYCGPSPSCLVQSSSLSNAHIDYTTKPAIIFRIAARNEKGYGPATQVRWLQETSKDSSGAKPATKRPMSSLEMKSAPKKSKADGQ, from the exons CCCCGCTGGAAGCGAGTGGTGGGCTGGTCGGGTCCAGTGCCCCGGCCCCGCCACGGCCACCGCGCCGTGGCCATCAAGGAGCTCATCGTGGTGTTCGGCGGCGGCAACGAGGGGATAGTGGACGAACTGCACGTGTACAACACGG CAACCAACCAGTGGTTCATCCCAGCCGTGAGAGGGGATATTCCCCCTGGGTGTGCAGCCTATGGCTTTGTATGTGATGGGACTCGCTTACTGGTGTTCGGTGGAATGGTGGAGTACGGGAAATACAGCAACGACCTCTATGAGCTTCAG GCAAGCCGGTGGGAGTGGAAAAGACTCAAAGCAAAGACGCCCAAAAATGGGCCCCCTCCATGTCCTCGGCTTGGGCACAGCTTCTCCCTTGTGGGCAACAAATGCTACCTGTTTGGGGGTCTGGCCAACGACAGTGAGGACCCTAAGAACAACATTCCAAG GTACCTGAATGACTTATACATCCTGGAACTGCGGCCAGGCTCTGGAGTGGTAGCCTGGGACATCCCTATCACTTACGGCGTCCTGCCCCCGCCCCGGGAGTCACATACTGCTGTGGTCTACACTGAGAAAGACAACAAGAAATCTAAGCTGGTGATCTACGGAGGGATGAGTGGCTGCAGGCTGGGGGACCTCTGGACTCTGGATATCG AGACTCTGACATGGAATAAACCAAGTCTCAGTGGGGTGGCACCTCTTCCTCGAAGTCTCCACTCAGCCACAACCATAGGAAACAA AATGTACGTGTTTGGTGGCTGGGTGCCTCTCGTCATGGATGACGTCAAAGTGGCCACACACGAGAAGGAGTGGAAGTGTACCAACACACTGGCTTGTCTCAACCTGG ATACCATGGCCTGGGAGACCATCCTGATGGACACGCTGGAGGACAATATCCCCCGAGCCCGAGCCGGCCACTGTGCCGTAGCAATCAACACCCGCCTGTACATTTGGAGTGGGCGTGACGGCTACCGAAAGGCCTGGAACAACCAGGTCTGCTGCAAGGACCTCTGGTACCTGGAAACAG AAAAGCCACCCCCCCCAGCCCGGGTACAGCTGGTGCGAGCCAACACCAACTCCCTGGAGGTGAGCTGGGGAGCAGTGGCAACAGCCGACAGTTACCTTCTGCAGCTCCAGAAATATGACATTCCTGCCACGGCTGCTACTGCCACCTCCCCCACGCCCAATCCAGTCCCATCTGTGCCTGCCAACCCTCCCAAGAGCCCTGCCCCGGCAGCAGCCGCACCTGCTGTGCAGCCGCTGACCCAAGTAGGCATCACGCTCCTGCCCCAGGCTGCCGCCGCACCCCCGACTACCACCACCATCCAGGTCTTGCCGACGGTGCCTGGCAGCTCGATTTCCATGCCCACCGCAGCCAGGACTCAAG GTGTCCCTGCTGTTCTCAAAGTCACTGGTCCTCAGGCTACAACAGGAACCCCATTGGTCACCATGCGACCTGCCAGCCAGGCTGGGAAAGCCCCTGTCACTGTGACCTCCCTTCCGGCAGGCGTGCGAATGGTCGTACCAACACAGAGTGCCCAAGGGACG GTGATTGGCAGCAACCCACAGATGAGTGGGATGGCTGCATTGGCAGCTGCAGCCGCTGCCACCCAGAAGATCCCTCCTTCCTCGGCGCCCACAGTGCTGAGTGTCCCAGCAGGTACCACCATCGTCAAAACTGTGGCCGTGACGCCTGGCACTACCACCCTCCCGGCTACTGTGAAGGTGGCCTCCTCACCAGTTATG GTGAGCAACCCAGCCACTCGCATGCTGAAGACTGCAGCTGCCCAGGTGGGGACTTCTGTCTCCTCCGCTGCCAACACATCTACCCGCCCCATTATCACTGTGCACAAGTCAGGGACTGTGACGGTTGCCCAGCAAGCCCAGGTGGTGACCACCGTGGTGGGTGGGGTCACCAAGACTATTACCCTGGTGAAGAGCCCCATTTCTGTCCCAGGAGGCAGTGCTCTG ATTTCCAATCTGGGCAAAGTGATGTCAGTGGTCCAGACCAAACCAGTTCAGACGTCAGCAGTCACAGGCCAGGCATCTACAGGCCCAGTGACTCAGATCATCCAG ACCAAAGGGCCCTTGCCAGCTGGGACTATCCTGAAGCTGGTGACCTCAGCAGATGGCAAGCCCACTACCATCATCACTACCACGCAGGCCAGTGGGGCTGGGACTAAGCCCACCATCCTGGGCATCAGCAGTGTGTCCCCCAGCACCACCAAGCCTGGCACAACCACCATCATCAAGACCATCCCCATGTCAGCCATCATCACACAGGCGGGCGCCACGG GTGTGACCAGCACTCCTGGTATCAAGTCCCCCATCACCATTATCACCACCAAGGTCATGACATCAGGAACTGGAGCACCTGCCAAAATCATCACTGCTGTTCCCAAGATTGCCACTGGCCATGGGCAACAGGGAGTGACCCAG GTGGTGCTAAAGGGGGCCCCTGGACAGCCAGGCACCATCCTCCGCACTGTGCCCATGGGGGGCGTCCGCCTAGTCACCCCTGTCACTGTCTCCGCTGTGAAGCCTGCTGTCACTACACTGGTTGTGAAGGGCACCACAG GCGTCACAACCCTTGGCACTGTGACGGGCACCGTTTCTACCAGCCTTGCTGGAGCTGGGGGCCACAGTACCAGTGCCTCCCTGGCCACGCCCATCACCACCTTGGGCACCATTGCCACCCTCTCAAGCCAGGTGATCAACCCCACTGCCATCACTGTGTCAGCTGCACAGACCACGCTGACAGCAGCTGGTGGGCTCACAACCCCCACCATCACCATGCAG CCTGTTTCTCAGCCTACCCAGGTGACTCTGATCACAGCACCCAGTGGGGTCGAGGCCCAGCCTGTACATGACCTCCCCGTGTCCATTCTGGCCTCGCCAACTACAGAACAGCCCACAGCCACAGTTACCATTGCTGACTCGGGCCAGGGTGATGTGCAGCCTGGCACTGTGACGCTGGTGTGCTCCAACCCGCCCTGCGAGACCCATGAGACAGGCACCACCAACACCGCCACCACCACAGTCGTAGCTAACCTCGGGGGGCACCCCCAGCCCACCCAAGTGCAGTTCGTCTGTGACAGACAGGAGGCAGCTGCTGCTCGTGTGACCTCGACGGTGGGGCAGCAGAACGGCAGCGTGGTTCGCGTCTGCTCCAACCCACCATGTGAGACCCACGAGACGGGCACCACCAGCACGGCCACCACTGCCACCTCCAACATGGCTGGGCAGCACGGCTGCTCCAACCCGCCCTGCGAGACCCATGAGACGGGCACCACCAGCACAGCCACCACCGCCATGTCAAGCCTCAGCACTGGCCAGCAGCGAGACGCCTGGCACACCTGTGTGGCCAGTACCACCCCCACTGTGGTCCGCGTCAGCGTGGCTGCTGGGGCGCCGGAGAGAGCCCTGGGTTCTGTCAGGCCGTTGTGCCAAACCCGCCAGAGCAGtgtgagcagcagcagcagcatgacTGTGGTGGCCACTGGGGCCCCATGTGTGGCTGGCCCGTTCCTCAGGCCAAGCCTGTCCCTGGAGGCTGGTGGCCATAGCGCCACATTTGTGCAGTTGGCCCCTCCAAGTGGCCAAGTCAGGTCCAGCGGCCCCAGTGGCAAGGACAGCCCTGCAGCAGGCCTGGGTCAGCTGGTGTCTGTGGGGCGTCAGCTGGAGGTACATGGCACCCATACAGCCACCATCCCCACCATATCCTGCACCACCCTGGGTGCAGGGGAGCCCCGTGAGGTGCGGGGGACCCCCATGCCTGCATATGAGAGCTTGCCTAGTGCCACTGTAACTGTGACAGCCCTGGAGGCACTGCTGTGCCCCTCAGCCATCGTGACCCAAGTCTGCTCCAACCCGCCCTGCGAAACCCACGAGACGGGCACTACCAACACCGCCACTACCTCGAATGCAGGCAGTGCCCCGCAGGTCTGCTCTAACCCGCCTTGCGAGACCCACGAGACGGGCACCACCCATACACCCACCACTGCCACCTCCAGCGGGGGTGCGGGCCAGGCTGAGGGTGGGCAGCAGCTGCCCACCGGCCGTCCCTGTGAGACGCACCAGACCACGTCCACTGGTACCACCATGTCAGTCAGTGTGGGTGCCCTGCTCCCCAACACCGCCCCCTCCCACAGGACCCTGGAGTCTGGCCTGGAGGTGGTAGCACCGCCCGCCATCACTCCCCAGGCTGGGACTTCCTTGCTGGCTGTTTTCCCAGCACAGAGGGTGTGCTCCAACCCCCCCTGTGAGACGCATGAGACAGGCACCACGCACACAGCCACCACTGTCACCTCCAACATGAGCTCAAACCAAG ATCCCCCCCCAGCTGCCAGTgaccagggagaggtggagagcaCCCAGGGCGACAGCGTGAACATCACCAGCTCTAATGCCATCACCACAACCGTATCCTGCCCACTGACACGGGCCGTAACCACCGTGACACAGTCCACACCTGTCCCGGGCCCCTCTGTGCCG AAGATCTCATCATTGACTGAGACTACCCCAGGGGCTCTGACCACCGAAGTCCCCATCCCAGCCACGATAACAGTGACCATAGCCAACACAGAATCTTCTGACATGCCCTTCTCTGCTGTTGACATCCTGCAGCCCCCAGAGGAACTCCAGGCCTCACCAGGGCCTCGCCAGCAGCTGCCGCCACGGCAACTCCTGCAGCCTGCCTCCACATCCCTGATGGGGGAGTCTGCCGAGGTCCTGTCTACTTCCCAGACCTCTGAGCTCCAGGCCGCTGTGGATCTGAGCAGTACAGGGGACCCATCTTCAGGCCAGGAGCCTGCCAGCTCAGCTGTGGTGGCCACTGTGGTAGTCCAGCCACCCCCACCCACGCAGTCTGAAGTAGACCAGTTGTCACTTCCCCAAGAGCTGATGGCTGAGGCCCAGGCGGGTACCACCACTCTCATGGTAACAGGGCTCACCCCTGAGGAGCTAGCAGTGACTGCTGCCGCCGAAGCAGCTGCCCAGGCTGCAGCCACAGAGGAAGCCCAGGCCCTGGCCATTCAGGCAGTGCTCCAGGCCGCGCAGCAGGCTGTCATGG CAGGCACTGGGGAGCCCATGGATACGTCTGAGGCAGCGGCAGCCGTGACCCAGGCAGAGCTGGGCCACCTGTCAGCTGAGGGCCAGGAGGGCCAGGCCACCACCATCCCCATCGTGCTGACACAACAGGAGCTGGCTGCTCTGGTGCAGCAACAGCAGCAGCTCCAGGAGGCACAGGTCCAGCAACAGCACCATCACCTCCCCACTGAGGCGCTGGCCCCTGCTGACAGCCTCAACGACCCAACCATTGAGAGCAACTGCCTCAATGAGCTGGCTGGGGCCGTCCCCAGCACTGTGGCCCTGTTGCCCTCCACAGCCACCGAGA GCCTGGCTCCATCCAACACATTTGTGGCCCCCCAGCCAGTCGTGGTAGCCAGCCCTGCAAAGCTGCAGGCCGCAGCTACTCTGACTGAAGTGGCCAACGGCATTGAGTCCCTGGGTGTG AAGCCAGACCTACCACCCCCGCCAAGCAAAGTCCCCGTGAAGAAGGAAAACCAGTGGTTTGATGTGGGGGTCATTAAGGGTACCAATGTAATGGTGACACACTATTTCCTGCCACCAGATGATGCTGTCCCATCTGAT GATGATTCAGGCACTGTCCCCGACTATAACCAGCTGAAGAAGCAGGAGCTGCAGCCAGGCACAGCGTATAAGTTCCGTGTTGCCGGGATCAATGCCTGTGGCCGGGGGCCTTTCAGCGAGATCTCAGCCTTTAAGACATGTCTGCCTGGTTTCCCAGGGGCCCCCTGTGCCATTAAAATCAGCAAA AGTCCGGATGGTGCTCACCTCACCTGGGAGCCGCCTTCAGTGACCTCCGGCAGGATCATTGAGTACTCAGTGTACCTGGCCATCCAGAGCTCCCAGGCTGGAGGGGAGCCCAAGAGCTCCACCCCGGCGCAGCTGGCCTTCATGCGGGTGTACTGCgggcccagcccctcctgcctcGTGCAGTCCTCCAGCCTCTCCAATGCCCACATTGACTACACCACCAAGCCCGCCATCATCTTCCGCATCGCTGCCCGCAACGAGAAGGGCTACGGCCCAGCCACCCAAGTCAGGTGGTTACAAG AAACCAGTAAGGACAGCTCTGGCGCCAAGCCAGCCACCAAGCGGCCCATGTCCTCCCTGGAGAT GAAATCTGCTCCAAAGAAATCTAAGGCAGACGGTCAGTGA